TTTACACCGTCCAGGGTCTGATAGGGGTAATCAACGGAGAACAGGATCCTGTCTGCCCCCATTAACGCGTAGATAAACTGGAAGTGCGGCAGTGTCAGCATACCTGACGGGGTAACGTAAACGTGCTCCTGGAAGGTTCTCGTTAGCGTGCGTGACAGACCCGTTGCAGCCAGCGGAAGGCTGTCATCAAGACGCTGCAGCCAGAAGGGCAGCATCTCCCCCCAGTGGCCACTGATTACCTGCAGGTGGGGATATTTATCAAATGCGCCCGATAACATCAGCCGTAACAAATGGATCCCGGCTTCGTGATGCCAGCCCCAGCCAAACATAGAGAGCCGGGCGTTGACCTCTGCGCTGAAGCCCGTGAAGTAGGCCTGTTGCACGCTTTTAACCGGTAATCCGGGATGAAGGTAGAGTGGCACATTCAGTTTATTAAAGCGGGAAAGCAGGGAGTCATAGTCAGGATGATCGAGAAAGCATGAAGAGGGTCGGCCATTCAGAAGTGCCCCCTTAAACCCCAGTTTTTCAACTGCGCGGACAAGCTCTTTTTCAGCCTCTTCCGGCTGTGCCCAGGGAAGTGTGGCAAATGCCGCGAAGCGATCCGGGTGATTTCTTACCGCCCCGGCAAGGCGGTCGTTTGCCGCCGTATTTAATGTTACCGCTTTATCACCGGGAGCCAGCTGGGGGAATCCGCCCACAGAGAGGATCTGCAGGGTAATTCCAGCCTCATCCATATCCCTGAGGCGGCGGCTTCCCAAATCAGCGCCTTTCGCGTTTATCAGCGCATTCTTTTCTATCTGCGGCCGGCTTCGGTCAGGATTATGACCATCAGCGACAGTTTTCCCCCAGTCGCCAAGGAAAGGTGCCTGCTCAAGCGCAACAGGCATACACGCTCGCCCTAACTCGCTGTCGAGATAATGTTCTTCGAGGCAAATGATTTTCATATTCTCACCCTTCATACAAAGCAGTAAAAGTGATGCAGATTAGGATCGCCCGGAACAGCCCGTTCGTGAGTGTCATTCATGACAGTCTGTCCCGGACAGGGTTTACACCATCGGTTTTTCCCAGGCGCCTCGTGTATCCACTCTGGTCTCTGTGGCGAGTTGTTCCAGCAGGATGATTTCCTCATCGCGTAACTGGATGTATGAAGCGCAGGCGGCGTCCAGAACGTGTTGGACTTTAGTCGCACCAACGAGGGGAAGGGTACCTTTTGCAATAGCCCATGCGATGGCTATCTGTGCCACGCTGGCATTCCTTTCGGCTCCCATTTTTTTCATGGCGGCGGTTAATCTTTCTATCTGCGGCAGTACTGCGTTATAACTTTCGGCCCGGCCACTCCCGGCAGGCATGGGATGATTTGAATCATAACGACCACTGAGCGCGCCTTGCTCCAGGACCATGTAAGCAAAGAACGTGATGTTATTTTGTCGGCAATAATCAAGGATCCCGGCCTCTTCAGAGGCGCGATAAAGCAGGCTGTAATGATTCTGTACTGCACTGAGGGAATAACCGGAAGCGTTAAGGATTTCGTTGGCGCGTCTGATTTGTGCCAGATTGTGGTTGGAAACACCTACGCGTTTGACCTTACCGCTTTGTAAAAGTGGGATCAGTCCTGGCGTCCATTTCTCAACGTCGAGGGGATTGTGGATCCAGTAGATATCAATCGCGTCCACACCCAGACGTCCAAGGCTGGCCTCAAGCATATCGCTGACAGGCTGTGCTGACTGTTCGTTCGCAATCTGCGGCGTGAATTTGGTGGATAAAATCATATCCTCGCGGGGGAACTGACGGACTAATGCTCCCAGCGCTGCCTCGGAACTCCCCATGCCATATACTGCTGCGGTATCCCAGAGATTCAGACCCTTACTCATGGCCGTGGTGAACACGTCTGCCATCTGAGTATCAGAAAGATGATTGCCGAAGACGGTGTCGCCACCGGCAAAGCCTGTGCCCCAGGACCATGTGCCGAGCGCGACTGAAGGAAGAGATTTCATATTCAGCTCCTGAAAAAAGGCCGGAACGTTGCTGACGTAAACCGGCCAAAGAGGGTGAGTAACGGTGAAAGACAGATGAATGGATTAAGTTGGCTGGCGGAGGGCATTTAACAGCGCCACACCGACACCGTGCGCTGAAGCGGGATTCTGCCCCGTGATAAGGCGACCGTCAGTAACCACATTTTCAGACCAGTTCGGGGCTTCATGATGAAGCGCGCCATGCTCGCGGAGTGCAGTCTCAAGCAGGTAGGGAACCACATCGGTGGTGTGAACTTCTTCCTCTTCCTTGTTGGTAAAGGCCGCCACGTTTTTGCCTTTCACCAGGTATTCGCCGCTGCTGAGCTTTGCGTCAACCAGAGCCGCAGGTCCGTGGCAGACGGCTGCGACAATCCCATCACTTTCATACACTTCCCGGATAATACGCTGGGCATCCTGGCTGTCGCGGAAATCCCACATGGTTCCATGCCCGCCCGCAAAGAAAACGGCGCTGTAATCGGAACCGTTCAGCTCAGATAACGCAGGCGTTGTGGCCAGGCGCTGCTGAAAATCGGTTTCGTTCCAGAACCAGGCGTTGACAGGGTCACTGAGGTCAAATCCATCCACCGGCGGCTGTCCCCCGCGAATGCTGGCTATCGTCGTTTTTAGTCCGGCATCTTCCAGTACTTTCAGCGGATGCGTCAGCTCAGCCAGGAAAAAACCGGTTGGTACACCGGATGCGCCTTTAATCGGATGGCTGGAAACGACACACAGCACGGGTTTATCTGCAGGTTTCATATCGGGCCTCACTCTTTATTTTTAAATTCAGCGGCAAAGAGATTTTCCCAGTTAATAAAGGAGCCAAGCGGAATGCACTCAAAGCTTAATAAGCCTGCTTTTGCCAGCGGGAATTCGGCCATTACGTTCATCGCTTCATCGACAGAGTCACATTCAAGAAAAATAGCGACGCCAGGTCTGTCCTGACGGAAGTAGATGTCGCGGATGAAGCCGGATTTATACAATCCCCAGGCGTGCAGCGCTTCAGCGTTAAGGTGTGGAGCATATTTTTCCAGCGATGCTCCAGGTGCGGGGATATCCAGACATAAAATTCGCATTATTGCCTCCCGAGCTTAAGTTTCAAAAGAAAGAGACTCAAATATAAGTGTCTCATTTGCAGTAGTCTTATCCGTCAGTGCATTCAAACGGATTTATACAATCCCCAGGCGTGCAGTGCTTCAGCGTTAAGGTGCGGAGCATATTTTTCCAGCGATGCTCCAGGTGCGGGGGTATCCAGACATAAAATTCGCATAAGTGTCTCTTGTTCTCAGGTTTAAAGGGAAAGAGAGAAGAGTATATGAGCGCCATTTTAAGAAGATTAGGCGGGCATTGGCTTAAGCATATTTAGTCTGTACTTAATAATCAGGTGAGGAGTGCGACAGGGTAAATGTATGCCAGACATGTCTGTTCCTGCATCTGTATATGAATAGTCTGGCTTAATCAGTCGAAAACTCGGGCTGGCTTTCATATTCAGAACGTGCCTTTTCAACCTCGCCCTGATGAATCAAGGACCAGTCTATAAGTGTCATAACTGGCCCCATTAATGTCCGTCCAAGTGGAGTTAGCTCATATTCAACACGTGGCGGGATCGAAGGGAATACCGTTCGCGATACTAACCCGTCTCGTTCAAGACTTCTCAGTGTTAACGTCAGCATTCTCTGAGAAACCTGACCGATGGTACGTCTGAGTATATTAAACCGCAAAGGTCCCTCGGAAAGATGAGCAATGATTAAGATACTCCACTTATCACCAATCCGACTGAGCAATTCGCGGGTGAAAATATTGCAGGTGGGTGCTGTCCGTTTATCTGACGGTATCATGAATGTGCCTTCTTGCGGGTAAAATAACGGTATGTAATATAGCCCTGGTTACAAAACAAAACGACTCGTTTCTTACTGAGAAAAAAGGTACTGCTCCTTGAAAAATGCACCCCTTACGCTTTTATCCCCATATAACATCGGGGAATTGACACTAAAAAATAGAATGGTAATGGCCCCAATGACCCGCAGTCGGGCCGTTACCGGTAATGTACCTAACCCTCTGGCTCCTGTTTACTATGCGCAGCGGGCGCAGGCAGGGTTGATAATATCTGAAGCTACGCAGGTTAGCCGTCAAGGTACCGGATATATAAGAACACCGGGAATATATTCCCTCGCTCAGGTTGAGGCATGGCGTCGCGTAACAGATGCAGTTCATGAAGCCGGGGGAATTATTTTTGCGCAACTATGGCATGTCGGACGCGTTTCGCATCCTGAGTTCCATGATGGTGTCCTTCCGGTTGCCCCATCTGCAATTAATGCAGAGGCAGACGTTTTTACGTCTAATGGACTAGCACAAACTCCTGTCCCTCGCGCGCTTTTAACAAGTGAAATCGCCGATGTCGTCTCACAGTTTCGTCAGGGTGCTGAAAAAGCTTCTGAAGCCGGTTTCGATGGAGTAGAAATACATGGTAGTTCAGGATACCTCCTTGACCAGTTCCTTCGTGACGGTTCTAACAAACGAGAAGATCATTATGGTGGGACTATTATAAACCGTGCACGTTTTCCTCTGGAGGTCGTCAGTGCAGTGAGCGAAGTGCTTGGCGCCGATCGCGTTGGTTTCAGGGTTGGTCCAAACATGTCGCTACATGGTATGTCTGATTCTTCGCCGGTTGAAACATTCAGTTATTTAGCGACTCAACTCGACGCTATTGGCATCGCCTACCTTCACGTAACCGAAGGTATTGCCGGGCCCGATGCTCCGGTCGCAGGTTCACAGCGGATTGCACCTTATCTTCGTCAGTGTTTCTCGCGAACTTTTATTCTGAATGGTGGATATGATGCTCAGACCGGTGAGGATGCAATTAACAAGGGTGAGGCCGATCTCATCGCCTATGGTGTTCCATTTATTGCCAATCCCGATTTACCCGCAAGATTTGCGTGCGGCAGCGATCTCAACGTTCCGGACCCTGCAACCTTCTATGCGCCGGGACAGAACGATGCGGTGGGCTACACTGACTATCCCGCACTAAACAAAAGTTAAAAAACATCAATACCTTAATGTCTTTTGCCTATTGGCATCCATTCTGTGCCGTGAATGTCATCTGAATGAGTACAGGTGTATTTCAAAATACGTGGTTAACAGTGGATCGCAGCATCAGTAAAAACGTACTACAGGGATATTATTGACTTAAGCATCTTTAGCCTGTACTTAATAATCAGGCGGAGATTGTTTTAGGAACACATTATGAATAACGCCCTGTATAATCAGATACGCATTTTTCAGAGCATTGCACGTGAGGGCAATATTTCGGCAGCCGCAAGAAAACTGGAAATTACGCCTCCCTCCGTCAGCAATGCGCTTAAATTGCTGGAAGAGCATATTGGCCATCCGCTTTTTGTGCGTACGACCCGCCGTATTGAGCTGACGGAAACCGGGCAGCTGTTGCTGGAACAGACCGCCGCGGCGGTGGAGTCGCTGGAAAATTCGCTTGAAAGCATTCGCGACCAGAATCAGGAGCCCTCTGGTGTGGTGAGAATTACGCTATCGCGTTTTGCCTATCTGTTAATTCTTAAGCCTGCAATGGCGGAATTCTGTCAGCAATACCCGGGTATACAGCTGGAAATTTCGGTTTACGACGGTACCGTGAATATCATCGAAGAGCGTTTTGATCTTGGGATCCGTTTTGGCGATATCCTCGAGGGTGGGGTGGTGGCGCGACCGTTAATGAAACCCTTTCGTGAAGGGTTATATGCATCCTCAGCCTATCTCAGCGAGCATGGAACGCCTGAGGTGCCGTCAGACCTCAGTCAACACAAGCTGATTGGCTACCGTTTTATTACTAACAACCGCATCCTTCCATTGATCCTGAATGACCGCGGAGAGCAGTTGACGGTTGAGATGCCCGGGCAGTTAATCAGTAACGATATCGACGTTATGGCTGACGGGATCCGTAACGGGCTGGGAATTGGACGCCTGTTTGAACCCATCTGGCAGTTACAGCCCGACAGAGAGCACTTTATCCCCGTGATGGAGAGTTACTGGAAAACCTACCCGCCAGTCTATCTCTATTACCCTAAAAATGCGGGTAAAACGAAAAGAGTGAAGGCCCTGATTGATTTTCTGATATCCGCTACGGGGCGATAAAGACGATAACGCATCGTCCCGTATGGAAGCGCTATGTCACAACCCCAGCGGCCTGGCCTCCTGTATGAACTCAATCAGAAGGCGAAGCCCGGTCGGCAGTTGCCGGCGGCTTGAATAATAGATATAAAAACCTTCCTCCAGCGGGGACCATTCCGTAAGCACCAGGCGGAGCCGTCCATCCTTCACATAGGGTGCAACAAGAGGCTCCGGAAAATACATCAGGCCGGCCCCGCCTAATACGGCCACAAGACCCGTTTCTGCCTGGTTGACCGTGACTGAGCCAGGCACAGTGATTTGGTACGTTTCGCCGTCTCGCTCAAGTTCCCAGCGATAAATCCGATCGTCGCCGAGACGATTGCTTATACAGCGATGGTGTAACAAATCATCCGGATGTTCAGGCGTTCCGTAACGTTCCAGGTAGTCGGGGGATGCTGCGATAACCCAGCGAATATCGGCAGATAAACGCCGGGCAACCATGTCTTCCGGGACGGTGCCACCATAGCGGATACCGGCATCGAAGCCCGCATCAGTGACGTCCACCATACGGTTGCTGGCCACAATATCTATTTCAATATCGGGATAGCGATCCATAAACGCGGGCATAACCGGTGCAAGCAAAAGATTGGCCGCTTCAACGGCTGCATTGATGCGGATACGGCCGGTAGGCGTATTACGATACCGGTTAAGCGATTCAAGCGCGCCTTCTATCTTGTCGAAAGGCTGAAGGACAGACTGAACCAGCTCTTCACCTGCAGCCGTAGGGGTAACGCTCTTGGTCGTGCGATTAAGCAGGCGAACCCCGAGCCTTGTTTCCAGTCCCTTCAGGGCATGACTAAGCGCTGATGCACTGACACCTAATTCAATCGCCGCACGGCTGAAACTGCGATGACGTGCAATAGCCATGAAATAAATGAGATCGGCGACATCAGCTCTGCTTATTTGCATACAGAATCGTTTTCCTTGTGCGTTAAGGCCCGAATGCGTTGATACGGAAATGATATACACCATAGACCGACCAGGGCTAATCCGTTGCTGAATTTATTTCACAAGTCCATCCACTCATCGCCTCTCACTGAACACGTTGTGCTTCGTTATTCTTGAAAATTATGCGCTCTGGCCGTCGGTCAGGGCGGAACATTCACCTAACGGAGCCGTGTATGAACTATACGCATCTTGGCCGCACCGGCCTGAAAGTCAGCCGCCTTTGTCTCGGAACCATGAATTTTGGTGACGTCACCGACGAGAAAACCAGCGCCCGCATTCTGGATGAAGCGCTTGAGGCGGGTATCAATTTCATTGATACAGCAGATGTGTATGGCACCGAGCAATCACCCGATATCCAGCAAGGTTCGGGGCTGTCTGAAGAGATTATTGGTCGCTGGCTCCAGCAGGGGGGCCGCCGTGACCGTATCGTTCTGGCGACGAAAGCCTATCAGCCTATGGGACCAGGCCCGAACGATCGCCGTCTTTCTGCTTACCATATTCGCAAGGCCTGCGAGGACAGTTTGCGACGGCTTAAGACCGACCATATTGACGTCTATCAGATGCATCACATCGATCGCTATACACCATGGGAAGAGGTCTGGCAGGCCATGGAGCTCCTTGTTCAGCAGGGAAAAGTGCTTTATATCGGTAGCAGCAATTTCGCAGGCTGGGACATTGCGACTGCGCAGTCAGTGGCCACGGCTCGTCATTCCCTGGGCCTGGTAGCTGAGCAAAGTCTCTACAATCTGACTGCCCGAACTGTTGAGCTGGAGGTCATTCCCGCATGCCGTCATTTTGGCCTGGGACTGATTCCCTGGAGCCCACTTGCCGGAGGGTTGCTTGGCGGCGTACTGAAAAAGATGGCAAGCGGGCGCCGTGCGAGGCCCGCGTTTGCCCGTCTAATCGAACAGTATCGTCCGCAGCTGGAAGCCTACGAAGGATTATGTGAGGACCTCGGCGAAACCCCTTCCGATGTGGCGCTGGCGTGGCTCCTGCAGAATCCTGTCGTTACTGCGCCACTTATCGGGCCTCGTACGGTCGAGCAACTCCGGGAGGCGCTTCACGCAACGACAATCACGCTATCAGACGACACCATGAGCTGTCTCGACGAAATCTGGCCCGGACCCGGGGGAGAAGCGCCCCAGGCTTATGCCTGGTAATGACCAAATTAATGAATCCTTTCTTCGCTATAGGGAGTTCCAGTTTATGAGCAAGATGATGCATGACCAGCATTCTGCTTCCGTACCCGCTTCCCGGGATCGTCGCAATTTTCTGATCGCCGGCGCCGGTCTGGCGTTGGCCGCTACCACCCTTGGCAGGAGCGGAGCCGTGATGGCTAAACCGGCTGGTCAGGACACGTCGGGCGCCCCTTCGGGTGCTGTTCCCGTCCAGAAGGAGACCTTAACCACGCGTAAACTCGGCTCGCTGGAGGTTTCAAGCATGGGACTCGGGTGTCTGCCTATGGTGGGGTATTACGGCGGTGGTCCGCGCGATCGTAAAGCCATGGTTTCGCTCATCCGGGCCGCCTTCGAACAAGGCATCACGTTCTTTGATACTGCCGAGGTGTATGGCCCCCATCTCAGTGAAGAATTTGTCGGGGAAGCACTGGCCCCCGTTCGCGATCGTGTGGTGATTGCCACTAAGTTCGGTTTCGGCGTGGAGGAGGGGAAGCCAACCTCACTCAACAGCCATCCTGACCATATTCGCCGTGCCGTAGAGGGCTCGCTGAAGCGTCTGAAAACGGACCATATCGATCTTCTTTATCAGCATCGCCCCGATCCGAATGTGCCGATTGAGGATGTGGCGGAAACCGTGAAGGCGTTGATCCAGGAGGGTAAAGTGAAACACTGGGGATTGTCGGAAGCGAGTGCCAGGACAATCCGCCGCGCACATGCGGTACTCCCTGTGACTGCAGTACAGAGTGAGTATGCCATGTGGTGGCGTGAACCGGAGACGCGGATATTTCCAACGCTCGAAGAGCTGGGTATCGGCTTTGTACCTTACTGCCCGACCGCCCGGAGTTTCCTTGCCGGGGCAGTCAATCCAAGCCAGCGGTTCGACAGCACAGATCGGCGGCATAACCTGCCACGCTTCCAGCCCGATGCCCTGGCCAAAAACATGGTACTGCTTGAATTCGCGCAGTCGTGGGCCCGCCGCAAAAACACCACTCCGGTTCAGTTCGCGCTGGCCTGGGTGATGGCTCAGCGGCCATGGATAGTCCCCATCCCGGGTACGACGCAATATCCGCACCTGATAGAAAA
This region of Enterobacter cloacae complex sp. R_G8 genomic DNA includes:
- a CDS encoding alkene reductase, with translation MKNAPLTLLSPYNIGELTLKNRMVMAPMTRSRAVTGNVPNPLAPVYYAQRAQAGLIISEATQVSRQGTGYIRTPGIYSLAQVEAWRRVTDAVHEAGGIIFAQLWHVGRVSHPEFHDGVLPVAPSAINAEADVFTSNGLAQTPVPRALLTSEIADVVSQFRQGAEKASEAGFDGVEIHGSSGYLLDQFLRDGSNKREDHYGGTIINRARFPLEVVSAVSEVLGADRVGFRVGPNMSLHGMSDSSPVETFSYLATQLDAIGIAYLHVTEGIAGPDAPVAGSQRIAPYLRQCFSRTFILNGGYDAQTGEDAINKGEADLIAYGVPFIANPDLPARFACGSDLNVPDPATFYAPGQNDAVGYTDYPALNKS
- a CDS encoding type 1 glutamine amidotransferase domain-containing protein, with translation MKPADKPVLCVVSSHPIKGASGVPTGFFLAELTHPLKVLEDAGLKTTIASIRGGQPPVDGFDLSDPVNAWFWNETDFQQRLATTPALSELNGSDYSAVFFAGGHGTMWDFRDSQDAQRIIREVYESDGIVAAVCHGPAALVDAKLSSGEYLVKGKNVAAFTNKEEEEVHTTDVVPYLLETALREHGALHHEAPNWSENVVTDGRLITGQNPASAHGVGVALLNALRQPT
- a CDS encoding aldo/keto reductase, yielding MSKMMHDQHSASVPASRDRRNFLIAGAGLALAATTLGRSGAVMAKPAGQDTSGAPSGAVPVQKETLTTRKLGSLEVSSMGLGCLPMVGYYGGGPRDRKAMVSLIRAAFEQGITFFDTAEVYGPHLSEEFVGEALAPVRDRVVIATKFGFGVEEGKPTSLNSHPDHIRRAVEGSLKRLKTDHIDLLYQHRPDPNVPIEDVAETVKALIQEGKVKHWGLSEASARTIRRAHAVLPVTAVQSEYAMWWREPETRIFPTLEELGIGFVPYCPTARSFLAGAVNPSQRFDSTDRRHNLPRFQPDALAKNMVLLEFAQSWARRKNTTPVQFALAWVMAQRPWIVPIPGTTQYPHLIENSGAPQVRLTDSELREIDAALARIPLQGGRADPFTESQFDKS
- a CDS encoding LysR family transcriptional regulator encodes the protein MQISRADVADLIYFMAIARHRSFSRAAIELGVSASALSHALKGLETRLGVRLLNRTTKSVTPTAAGEELVQSVLQPFDKIEGALESLNRYRNTPTGRIRINAAVEAANLLLAPVMPAFMDRYPDIEIDIVASNRMVDVTDAGFDAGIRYGGTVPEDMVARRLSADIRWVIAASPDYLERYGTPEHPDDLLHHRCISNRLGDDRIYRWELERDGETYQITVPGSVTVNQAETGLVAVLGGAGLMYFPEPLVAPYVKDGRLRLVLTEWSPLEEGFYIYYSSRRQLPTGLRLLIEFIQEARPLGL
- a CDS encoding aldo/keto reductase codes for the protein MNYTHLGRTGLKVSRLCLGTMNFGDVTDEKTSARILDEALEAGINFIDTADVYGTEQSPDIQQGSGLSEEIIGRWLQQGGRRDRIVLATKAYQPMGPGPNDRRLSAYHIRKACEDSLRRLKTDHIDVYQMHHIDRYTPWEEVWQAMELLVQQGKVLYIGSSNFAGWDIATAQSVATARHSLGLVAEQSLYNLTARTVELEVIPACRHFGLGLIPWSPLAGGLLGGVLKKMASGRRARPAFARLIEQYRPQLEAYEGLCEDLGETPSDVALAWLLQNPVVTAPLIGPRTVEQLREALHATTITLSDDTMSCLDEIWPGPGGEAPQAYAW
- a CDS encoding amidohydrolase family protein, which translates into the protein MKIICLEEHYLDSELGRACMPVALEQAPFLGDWGKTVADGHNPDRSRPQIEKNALINAKGADLGSRRLRDMDEAGITLQILSVGGFPQLAPGDKAVTLNTAANDRLAGAVRNHPDRFAAFATLPWAQPEEAEKELVRAVEKLGFKGALLNGRPSSCFLDHPDYDSLLSRFNKLNVPLYLHPGLPVKSVQQAYFTGFSAEVNARLSMFGWGWHHEAGIHLLRLMLSGAFDKYPHLQVISGHWGEMLPFWLQRLDDSLPLAATGLSRTLTRTFQEHVYVTPSGMLTLPHFQFIYALMGADRILFSVDYPYQTLDGVKTFIDSLPVNKAVKEAIAFRNAERLLGITA
- a CDS encoding aldo/keto reductase, coding for MKSLPSVALGTWSWGTGFAGGDTVFGNHLSDTQMADVFTTAMSKGLNLWDTAAVYGMGSSEAALGALVRQFPREDMILSTKFTPQIANEQSAQPVSDMLEASLGRLGVDAIDIYWIHNPLDVEKWTPGLIPLLQSGKVKRVGVSNHNLAQIRRANEILNASGYSLSAVQNHYSLLYRASEEAGILDYCRQNNITFFAYMVLEQGALSGRYDSNHPMPAGSGRAESYNAVLPQIERLTAAMKKMGAERNASVAQIAIAWAIAKGTLPLVGATKVQHVLDAACASYIQLRDEEIILLEQLATETRVDTRGAWEKPMV
- a CDS encoding LysR substrate-binding domain-containing protein, whose amino-acid sequence is MNNALYNQIRIFQSIAREGNISAAARKLEITPPSVSNALKLLEEHIGHPLFVRTTRRIELTETGQLLLEQTAAAVESLENSLESIRDQNQEPSGVVRITLSRFAYLLILKPAMAEFCQQYPGIQLEISVYDGTVNIIEERFDLGIRFGDILEGGVVARPLMKPFREGLYASSAYLSEHGTPEVPSDLSQHKLIGYRFITNNRILPLILNDRGEQLTVEMPGQLISNDIDVMADGIRNGLGIGRLFEPIWQLQPDREHFIPVMESYWKTYPPVYLYYPKNAGKTKRVKALIDFLISATGR
- a CDS encoding helix-turn-helix domain-containing protein, with the translated sequence MIPSDKRTAPTCNIFTRELLSRIGDKWSILIIAHLSEGPLRFNILRRTIGQVSQRMLTLTLRSLERDGLVSRTVFPSIPPRVEYELTPLGRTLMGPVMTLIDWSLIHQGEVEKARSEYESQPEFSTD